The DNA segment ACTTAAATAGACAATCGCCTGATAGCCAGGAAATTTCTTAATATAATCCTCTCCCCTTTCCCCTAAGACAAAAAGGGCAGTGGAGAGGGCATCGCAGATTATCGCTTCTTTACCAAAAACCGTCACACTCTTCACCCCTTCCTTCGGATAACCGGTCTTTGGGTCTATAATATGGGAAAATCTTCTCCCTTCTATCTCAAAATAATTCTCATAATCACCAGAAGTGGAGACCGCTCCATCTTTTAAGTTCAAGGTCTCAATCAAACCTTCTCTCCTTGGATCCTTAATCCCAATTTTATAAGAATCACCAAAGACTAAAATGTCACCACCCCCATCAATCAAACCCTTCTTTATCCCGTATCTTTTTAAGATTTCATAAGCCCGGTCAAGCCCATAGCCCACCGCAATCCCGCCCAAATCAATCTTAGTCCCCGAGAGAAGATAAACCGAGTCCCCTTTAATTATCACCCTTTCATCGCCAACCAAATTTCTCTTCTCGGTAATCTCCTCTTCCTTTGGTAAATGATAAGACCTTTGATAAAATCCCCAGATTTCCATTAGGGGATAGATGGTGATGGTGAAGGCACCATCCGTTAAATCGCCAATCTCTCTTGCCTTCCTGATGATGGTGAGCAAATCCCCAGAAGCCTTGAGCCGACCATTTCGATTCAATCGGGAGACCTCAGAACTATCCGAAAAGATAGAGAATAAATTATTATACCTCTTCATCTCGGAGAAGACCTCTGCCAAAGCCTTAGAGACTACCTTCTCTTCTCCCGTTATCTTCACCCGAAAATAACTACCAAAGATTATTTCGGTCCGCTCCATCGTCTTTTCCTTTTGGCAAAAGAGAAAAAGGAGAG comes from the candidate division WOR-3 bacterium genome and includes:
- a CDS encoding FAD:protein FMN transferase, which translates into the protein MKSLIKILPLLFLFCQKEKTMERTEIIFGSYFRVKITGEEKVVSKALAEVFSEMKRYNNLFSIFSDSSEVSRLNRNGRLKASGDLLTIIRKAREIGDLTDGAFTITIYPLMEIWGFYQRSYHLPKEEEITEKRNLVGDERVIIKGDSVYLLSGTKIDLGGIAVGYGLDRAYEILKRYGIKKGLIDGGGDILVFGDSYKIGIKDPRREGLIETLNLKDGAVSTSGDYENYFEIEGRRFSHIIDPKTGYPKEGVKSVTVFGKEAIICDALSTALFVLGERGEDYIKKFPGYQAIVYLSDGRRLKW